From a region of the Blastopirellula marina genome:
- a CDS encoding AsmA-like C-terminal region-containing protein, with the protein MSRFFSASCRFIKWTTLTVAVLACALGLYLYHNLNNEIRSHVEKKFASHYSHLLVSVRSARFIEGKGIEIRGLSLAQRSSLYQSQEMVSVDEIMVYCTTDPRKLASGDFQVDKIVARRPRLTATIDTDGSTNLKHLFPMPKWGDDNPAIEVFDASLLLADRRGGNVRRILDNVNFQIKTEAAPGMGEFAGQTRTQKRIKATLNCQNWESATVTGLIDETAQSFAAQGNISNLQIDDDLWKLCPEEWKNHIKDLVHLEASADASFQVSGNSSGLTNYLATVDVREGTWSDPRIPGTVERIQGRLIASPPGIRVEKLIAFYENGSVSASLSRNGWQANSPVHVSATLKNITLHQGLASMLPSGMQRSWGRYQPSGTLDASVKLDFDGQKWIPEIHANCRGTNFVFEEFPYPVTDARGKIDFKDRLLDIDLLAHAGKSRIAIVGSVMDPGPYSSGPIRVRSLDPVHWDSTFEHALHVAQEDVCNVARSFHLQGAANVDFTIVTHSQPEQKPDKTLRMEIIDASVKYEKFPYPISKINGQIEWKDGVVTIEQLQGYNDSGHITCRGTWREVPGDKRGDLNLSFACKDVPLDDELKSAIPGSAQEGWDQLRPRGSIDHMDVQLHWPNQTGDCDLWVNAQKWERSRNLSGRAISVEPVGFPYVLDEVVGSVEFRNGQITLKQMTARHGDLRVSTNGSCFFPEDRRWQIRFEGLRIENIVVDRDLLLAVPEKLEASLQQLQIGPLFHADGVVVLSNPNPGRPVQMNWDMTVHMAGGQIRRGAIISNIYGAIRFEGQSDESGARSFGEFHLDSVTSRGIPLSNVRGPFWIDETQFLTGRHVPRTEDQPPRHVTANTFGGVISIDSRMQLAGTQPFQTDVTLVNGTVGQMLIDLGQQNRGQTSGRLFGNISLTGTMEGTHTYDGTGSLQLRDANMYQLPLAVAMLNVLNARFPDTNAFNSADIKYRVAGNYVYLDDMRLSGEALSLKGNGEANLDGQISMRFYTEFGNQTFDVPVVRQMIGQASRSLMVIHVGGTVDNPTTEQEIFPMVNETLEQLFPARAVRLPIGSPPSSDSPAAIRRGNSIPR; encoded by the coding sequence GTGAGTCGTTTTTTTTCTGCTTCGTGCCGTTTCATCAAATGGACCACGTTAACCGTGGCCGTGTTGGCGTGCGCGCTCGGGTTGTATCTCTATCACAACCTGAATAACGAAATTCGATCGCATGTCGAGAAGAAATTCGCCAGTCACTATAGCCATCTGTTGGTCTCGGTTCGCTCGGCTCGGTTTATCGAAGGGAAAGGAATCGAGATCCGTGGCCTATCGCTGGCGCAGCGGTCGAGCCTGTACCAATCGCAAGAAATGGTGTCGGTCGACGAGATCATGGTCTACTGCACGACCGACCCTCGCAAACTCGCTTCTGGCGACTTCCAGGTCGACAAGATCGTGGCGAGACGTCCCCGGTTGACGGCCACCATCGATACCGATGGAAGCACGAATCTGAAGCATCTCTTTCCCATGCCCAAATGGGGAGACGACAACCCGGCGATCGAAGTCTTCGATGCGTCGCTCTTGCTGGCCGATCGTCGCGGGGGAAACGTGCGGCGAATTCTGGACAACGTCAACTTTCAAATCAAAACCGAAGCGGCTCCTGGTATGGGGGAATTCGCCGGGCAAACGCGTACCCAGAAACGAATCAAGGCAACTCTCAACTGTCAGAACTGGGAGTCGGCTACGGTTACCGGGCTGATCGATGAAACGGCCCAGTCATTCGCCGCCCAGGGAAACATCTCGAATCTTCAAATCGATGACGACCTGTGGAAACTCTGCCCTGAAGAGTGGAAGAACCACATCAAGGACTTGGTTCATCTTGAAGCTTCGGCCGATGCCTCTTTTCAGGTCTCGGGCAATTCAAGCGGACTTACTAACTACCTGGCCACCGTAGACGTGCGGGAAGGAACGTGGAGCGATCCTCGCATTCCAGGCACGGTCGAGCGTATTCAGGGACGCCTTATCGCTTCGCCTCCTGGCATACGTGTCGAGAAGCTGATTGCATTTTATGAGAATGGCTCGGTCAGTGCGTCTCTCTCGAGAAACGGTTGGCAGGCCAACAGCCCTGTGCATGTTTCGGCAACACTCAAGAACATTACCCTGCACCAGGGGCTGGCCAGCATGCTGCCCAGTGGTATGCAGCGAAGTTGGGGACGCTATCAACCCTCAGGGACGCTCGATGCGTCGGTGAAGCTTGACTTCGATGGTCAGAAGTGGATCCCAGAGATCCATGCGAACTGTCGCGGCACGAACTTCGTCTTCGAGGAGTTCCCGTACCCGGTGACCGACGCTCGGGGAAAGATCGACTTCAAGGATCGCCTGCTCGATATTGATCTGCTGGCTCACGCCGGCAAGTCGCGAATTGCGATCGTGGGAAGCGTGATGGATCCTGGTCCCTACAGCAGCGGACCGATACGTGTTCGTTCGCTTGACCCAGTTCACTGGGATTCGACGTTCGAGCATGCGCTGCATGTGGCTCAGGAAGATGTCTGCAACGTGGCACGTTCCTTCCATCTGCAGGGGGCTGCCAATGTCGATTTCACCATCGTCACGCACAGCCAGCCAGAGCAGAAGCCGGATAAGACGCTGCGGATGGAAATCATCGACGCGTCGGTCAAATACGAGAAGTTTCCCTACCCCATCTCCAAAATCAACGGCCAGATCGAGTGGAAGGATGGGGTCGTCACTATCGAGCAGTTGCAAGGCTACAACGACAGTGGGCACATCACATGCCGGGGGACCTGGCGAGAGGTTCCCGGCGATAAACGAGGCGACCTGAATCTATCATTTGCCTGCAAAGACGTTCCCCTGGATGACGAACTTAAATCGGCCATTCCAGGCTCGGCGCAGGAAGGTTGGGATCAACTTCGCCCTCGCGGTTCTATCGATCACATGGACGTCCAACTGCATTGGCCTAACCAGACCGGTGATTGCGACCTGTGGGTGAATGCTCAGAAGTGGGAGCGTAGCCGAAATCTTTCAGGACGTGCGATCTCGGTCGAGCCGGTTGGCTTTCCGTACGTGCTGGACGAAGTCGTCGGCAGTGTCGAATTTCGTAACGGGCAGATCACTCTCAAGCAGATGACCGCGCGTCATGGCGACCTGCGTGTTTCGACCAACGGTAGCTGTTTCTTCCCCGAAGACCGACGTTGGCAGATTCGGTTCGAGGGTTTGCGCATCGAAAACATCGTGGTCGATCGTGACCTGTTGTTAGCGGTTCCGGAAAAGCTCGAGGCGTCACTGCAGCAACTGCAAATAGGTCCCCTCTTTCATGCCGATGGCGTGGTTGTACTTTCCAATCCTAACCCAGGTCGTCCGGTTCAAATGAACTGGGATATGACCGTGCACATGGCCGGCGGACAGATCCGACGCGGTGCCATCATCAGCAACATTTACGGAGCAATCCGGTTCGAGGGGCAGTCCGATGAGTCCGGGGCTCGGTCGTTTGGTGAATTTCACTTAGATAGTGTCACCTCCCGTGGTATTCCACTATCGAACGTCCGAGGACCGTTCTGGATTGATGAAACGCAGTTTCTTACCGGTCGACATGTCCCTCGAACGGAAGATCAGCCTCCGCGGCATGTCACCGCGAATACCTTTGGCGGCGTGATCTCGATCGATAGTCGTATGCAACTGGCCGGAACGCAGCCGTTTCAAACCGACGTGACGCTGGTCAACGGTACCGTCGGACAGATGCTGATTGACCTGGGACAACAGAACCGTGGGCAAACGTCGGGACGCCTGTTTGGTAACATCAGCCTGACCGGCACGATGGAAGGAACGCATACCTACGACGGTACAGGTTCCTTGCAGTTACGCGATGCCAACATGTACCAACTGCCGCTGGCCGTCGCGATGCTGAACGTGCTCAACGCGCGGTTTCCGGATACCAATGCGTTCAACTCGGCCGACATCAAATACCGCGTCGCCGGCAACTACGTTTATCTAGACGACATGCGACTATCTGGCGAGGCGCTCTCTTTGAAAGGGAACGGCGAGGCCAATCTTGATGGCCAGATCAGCATGCGTTTCTACACCGAGTTCGGCAACCAAACGTTCGACGTGCCGGTCGTTCGCCAGATGATTGGCCAGGCCAGTCGCAGCTTGATGGTGATCCATGTGGGGGGAACGGTCGACAATCCGACGACCGAGCAAGAAATTTTCCCCATGGTCAATGAAACTCTGGAACAACTTTTTCCGGCGAGAGCCGTACGTCTTCCTATCGGCTCGCCTCCCAGTTCGGATTCGCCAGCGGCCATTCGTCGTGGAAACTCGATTCCTCGCTAG
- a CDS encoding ArnT family glycosyltransferase codes for MSSNQQVAEPQKREFGWLLLAIIVFGAVIRLGAAVWWESRIPEGDRFFFGDSLSYEVLAQHLARGEDFVYGDAQVARTPGYPLLLAPAYWLTDQPPTLALRLIGIVCGTLAIWLAAWIARMLFDPVAAVVAALLVALYPGAIAMSVFILSEAPFVPFMLLNLGWLILALQAEDGSRRTKFAALSGLAFGLAILIRPSWLMFPLFAAPIGLLFYGHRKQQVLTYATAAIVAVLVLTPWWVRNYVVVGKFVPTTLQVGASLYDGISPMATGASDMSYVAGFKHDLAAEEAGMDGPLPGTFESRLDDRMKQASIEWAKQNPAKVFHLAGVKLWRYWTPLGNDPAVIGKMDVLTALGYMPIVLTGLLAMVLYARRMWVYFLLALPIFYYCCLHMVFVSSIRYRQPPMLALAILSAGLIAGWWRTYLQRSTTGAPADN; via the coding sequence ATGTCTAGTAACCAACAAGTTGCGGAGCCTCAAAAACGAGAATTCGGCTGGCTGTTGCTGGCGATCATTGTTTTCGGGGCGGTGATTCGACTGGGGGCGGCCGTTTGGTGGGAGTCGAGAATTCCCGAGGGGGACCGTTTTTTCTTCGGAGATAGTCTCAGCTACGAAGTGTTGGCTCAGCATCTCGCCCGAGGTGAGGACTTTGTCTACGGAGATGCCCAGGTGGCGCGAACGCCTGGCTATCCACTGCTTCTGGCTCCGGCATACTGGCTGACCGATCAGCCCCCTACCCTTGCCCTGCGATTGATCGGGATTGTTTGCGGGACGCTCGCAATCTGGCTGGCGGCGTGGATTGCCCGGATGCTGTTCGATCCTGTGGCTGCGGTGGTGGCGGCTTTGCTCGTCGCCCTTTACCCCGGGGCGATCGCGATGAGCGTTTTCATCTTGAGCGAGGCCCCGTTCGTTCCGTTCATGCTTTTGAATCTTGGGTGGCTCATTCTCGCGTTGCAGGCAGAAGATGGCTCGCGCCGGACGAAGTTCGCAGCTCTTTCCGGATTGGCATTCGGCCTGGCGATTTTGATACGGCCTAGCTGGCTGATGTTTCCCTTGTTTGCGGCACCGATTGGGCTACTGTTTTATGGTCATCGCAAACAGCAGGTGCTCACCTATGCCACCGCCGCGATTGTGGCAGTATTGGTGCTTACCCCATGGTGGGTTCGCAACTACGTGGTGGTCGGCAAATTCGTGCCGACGACGCTTCAGGTTGGAGCGAGTCTGTACGATGGGATCAGTCCCATGGCCACTGGTGCGAGCGATATGAGCTACGTTGCCGGTTTCAAGCACGATTTGGCGGCCGAGGAAGCAGGCATGGATGGCCCCCTGCCTGGGACATTTGAATCGCGTCTCGACGACCGCATGAAGCAGGCTTCGATCGAATGGGCCAAACAAAACCCTGCCAAGGTGTTCCATCTGGCTGGCGTTAAATTGTGGCGTTACTGGACTCCGCTGGGGAACGATCCGGCAGTGATTGGCAAAATGGATGTCTTGACGGCTTTGGGCTATATGCCAATCGTGTTAACCGGTCTGCTTGCTATGGTGCTGTATGCCCGACGGATGTGGGTTTATTTTCTGTTAGCCTTACCTATCTTCTATTATTGCTGCCTGCACATGGTCTTCGTCAGTTCGATTCGGTATCGACAGCCGCCCATGCTAGCCCTGGCGATCCTCAGTGCTGGCTTGATTGCTGGCTGGTGGAGAACTTACCTGCAGCGATCCACCACTGGTGCTCCTGCCGATAACTGA
- a CDS encoding MFS transporter: MSNDTSAASPTYHRMALLIASFMTLIAAGVGFGVRAGILNDWATRYGFTKVELGTITGGGLVGFGFTIIFFSFLADNLLGYKKLLVLAFVLHVLSVIITLAATPVFGIAGKDATYWCLYIGVFIFALANGVCEAVINPLVATLFPKEKTHYLNILHAGWPAGLIIGGIIGYMFCGDNAAISHLPWEVPLAMYMIPTLVYGFMVLKEAFPPSEAAAAGVTTKEMLLQFLSPLLLFLFVIHAMVGYVELGTDSWITNIMENVISGKAFLLFIYTSAIMFVLRFFAGPIVHQINPLGLLFVCAIFGCSGLYWLGSANTGWAIIAAATVYGLGKTFFWPTMLGVVGERFPRGGAITMGVMGGIGMLSAGLLGGPGIGYKQDFFATQKMQQLDDALFEQYRSQNQKAFLFFPEVYALDGAKVGVLKDDGAELARRTEIETKEGKISEETKALNAWWEANKPSSPEQRQHEVETIEAANIYGGRMALKWTAIIPATMGLCYLLLVIYFWTQGGYKQVVLHGEESETEQYTGGVQGPVE; encoded by the coding sequence ATGTCCAATGATACTTCCGCTGCCAGCCCGACCTATCATCGGATGGCACTTCTCATTGCCAGCTTTATGACCCTGATTGCCGCAGGGGTTGGTTTTGGTGTTCGTGCTGGGATTTTGAACGACTGGGCCACTCGCTATGGTTTCACCAAGGTGGAACTCGGAACGATCACCGGCGGCGGTCTGGTTGGCTTCGGTTTTACGATTATCTTCTTCAGCTTTTTGGCCGACAATCTGCTCGGGTACAAGAAACTGCTGGTCTTGGCGTTCGTGCTGCACGTTCTGTCGGTGATCATCACCCTGGCTGCGACCCCTGTGTTTGGGATCGCCGGCAAAGATGCTACCTACTGGTGCTTGTACATCGGCGTGTTCATCTTCGCACTTGCCAATGGTGTTTGCGAAGCGGTAATTAACCCACTGGTGGCGACACTCTTCCCAAAAGAGAAAACACACTATCTCAACATCTTGCACGCAGGCTGGCCGGCTGGTTTGATCATCGGCGGCATCATCGGCTACATGTTCTGTGGCGACAACGCCGCGATCAGCCACTTGCCATGGGAAGTGCCGCTGGCGATGTACATGATTCCGACCCTGGTCTATGGCTTCATGGTGCTGAAGGAAGCATTCCCACCATCGGAAGCGGCTGCCGCTGGTGTCACCACCAAGGAAATGCTGCTGCAGTTCCTCTCGCCGCTGCTGTTGTTCCTGTTTGTGATTCACGCGATGGTGGGTTACGTGGAACTGGGTACTGACAGCTGGATCACCAACATCATGGAAAATGTGATCTCCGGCAAGGCGTTCCTGTTGTTCATTTACACTTCGGCGATCATGTTCGTCCTGCGATTCTTCGCCGGTCCGATCGTGCACCAGATCAATCCGCTGGGCCTGTTGTTCGTCTGTGCCATCTTTGGTTGCAGCGGCCTTTATTGGCTGGGGTCGGCCAACACTGGTTGGGCGATTATCGCTGCGGCCACCGTTTACGGCCTGGGCAAAACCTTCTTCTGGCCAACGATGCTGGGCGTGGTGGGCGAACGCTTTCCACGTGGTGGTGCCATCACGATGGGCGTGATGGGTGGTATCGGGATGCTCTCGGCTGGTCTCTTGGGTGGTCCAGGCATCGGCTACAAGCAAGACTTCTTCGCTACGCAGAAGATGCAGCAACTCGACGATGCCCTGTTCGAGCAGTACCGCTCGCAAAATCAGAAGGCGTTTCTCTTCTTCCCTGAAGTTTACGCATTGGACGGTGCCAAGGTTGGTGTGCTGAAGGACGACGGCGCGGAACTGGCACGTCGCACAGAGATCGAAACCAAAGAAGGTAAGATTTCCGAAGAAACCAAGGCCCTCAACGCCTGGTGGGAAGCCAACAAGCCATCTAGCCCGGAACAACGCCAACACGAAGTCGAAACGATCGAAGCGGCCAACATCTACGGCGGTCGTATGGCACTGAAGTGGACGGCCATCATCCCTGCGACGATGGGGCTGTGCTACTTATTGCTGGTGATCTACTTCTGGACCCAGGGTGGTTACAAGCAGGTCGTGCTGCATGGCGAAGAGTCGGAAACCGAGCAGTACACCGGCGGCGTCCAGGGACCTGTCGAGTAA
- the tilS gene encoding tRNA lysidine(34) synthetase TilS, with protein sequence MRTMVVRLTRSRYINRVPRRREAFIFFLRESILIISNLVAFRLPNPQVMSTFPQRFLESWPPEAWHGRVTLVAVSGGADSMALLRVMSDSVDPTGRSKLHVVHVNHGLRGLASDDDQRFVVDSAKSLGLSVHTLSLSAEALSPERTADGLEAAAREARYDFFQEVAQKVEARYLVTAHHQDDQIETVLHRILRGTGIAGLKGIAQARQWLPGVGLVRPLLPFTRNEIIDYLNSISQPWREDATNASHDFTRNKIRNDLLPKLREAFGDQVDQSIYRLSQQATECQAVIDDLVDKLMEDVITIANSSAVHIDLSKLKGARPYLVRELLVRVWREQQWPRQDMTQLHWQKLSELAFGQTDAVADVLPGAIRAVREADVLILKR encoded by the coding sequence ATGCGCACAATGGTAGTGCGCCTAACCCGTTCACGTTATATTAACAGAGTTCCCCGTCGGAGGGAAGCATTCATTTTTTTCTTGCGGGAGTCCATCTTAATTATCTCGAACCTGGTGGCCTTTCGTTTGCCAAATCCGCAAGTCATGTCGACATTTCCGCAACGATTTCTAGAAAGCTGGCCGCCCGAAGCCTGGCATGGGCGAGTCACCCTCGTCGCCGTATCGGGCGGGGCTGATAGCATGGCTCTACTCCGGGTTATGTCCGACTCGGTCGACCCGACCGGTCGAAGCAAATTGCACGTCGTGCATGTGAACCACGGTCTGCGTGGTTTGGCCTCGGACGATGACCAGCGGTTTGTGGTTGATTCGGCCAAAAGCTTGGGGCTGAGCGTACACACGCTTTCGCTTTCCGCCGAAGCTCTCTCGCCAGAGCGAACCGCCGACGGGCTGGAGGCTGCCGCCAGGGAGGCCCGCTACGACTTCTTTCAGGAAGTAGCCCAGAAGGTCGAGGCCCGTTACCTGGTAACCGCCCATCATCAAGACGATCAAATTGAAACGGTCCTGCACCGTATCTTGCGGGGAACAGGCATCGCCGGCTTAAAAGGCATCGCCCAGGCCCGCCAGTGGCTGCCGGGGGTGGGGTTGGTGCGCCCTCTGCTTCCGTTCACGCGCAACGAGATCATCGATTACCTGAATTCGATTAGCCAGCCGTGGCGCGAGGATGCCACCAACGCCAGCCACGACTTCACCCGAAATAAGATCCGCAACGATCTGTTGCCAAAGCTGCGGGAAGCATTCGGTGATCAGGTGGATCAGTCCATATATCGTCTCTCGCAGCAGGCAACCGAGTGTCAGGCAGTAATCGATGACCTGGTAGACAAGCTAATGGAGGACGTGATCACGATCGCCAATTCGAGTGCCGTACATATCGACCTCAGCAAATTGAAGGGTGCCCGGCCCTACCTGGTGCGAGAGCTATTGGTTCGCGTCTGGCGTGAACAGCAATGGCCGCGGCAAGACATGACGCAGTTGCATTGGCAAAAACTAAGTGAATTGGCCTTCGGGCAAACGGATGCCGTGGCTGATGTGTTGCCGGGAGCTATTCGGGCTGTACGCGAGGCGGATGTGTTGATTCTGAAGCGTTAG
- the rny gene encoding ribonuclease Y translates to MSGFYYALTAAIAAIGAALLVKFIDRLRKKDVETEAQQILEKAKQDSENLKKEALLEAKEEALRQKTEAERDLSKQRDEIREREKSLDRREESIEQQATHLRKQENMVETTQRRLSEKIEENDKRSTNLESIIRDQQERLHRMSGLNAEEAKSELLKLLDQQLQSETGAIVLKHQRRMEEEVRPIVQDMLLTAMQRFAAAHTAESTTSTVDIPSDEMKGRIIGREGRNIRSFEKETGVDVIIDDTPGVVIVSGFDPVRREIARQSLNKLIADGRIHPSRIEEVVKETQSDIETTIRKKGEEATTEINVMGLHPRLIEMLGRLHFRTSYSQNVLRHSIEVGFIAGLLAEMIGLDPQIARRAGLLHDIGKAADHELEGGHPKIGADLLKRHGESPEVVHAAFGHHDEIITEYPYTMLVATADACSASRPGARRETLERYIKRMEELESIATGFHGVEQAFAIQAGRELRVIASAKEVNDEMAAKICRDIAKAFEEQLTYPGEIKVTMVRESRFTEFAR, encoded by the coding sequence GTGTCCGGGTTTTACTATGCATTGACAGCGGCAATCGCGGCAATTGGAGCCGCTTTGCTCGTCAAGTTTATTGATCGGCTCCGAAAAAAGGACGTGGAGACCGAGGCCCAACAGATCCTGGAAAAAGCCAAGCAGGATTCTGAGAACCTCAAAAAAGAAGCTTTACTCGAAGCTAAAGAAGAAGCTCTACGCCAGAAAACGGAAGCCGAACGCGATCTTTCTAAACAACGAGACGAAATCCGCGAGCGCGAGAAATCGCTCGACCGCCGGGAAGAATCGATCGAACAACAAGCGACCCACTTGCGCAAGCAAGAGAACATGGTCGAAACCACCCAGCGGCGTCTTTCTGAAAAAATTGAAGAGAACGACAAACGCTCGACCAACCTCGAAAGCATCATCCGCGATCAGCAGGAACGTCTGCATCGCATGAGTGGTCTGAATGCCGAAGAGGCCAAGAGCGAACTGCTCAAGCTTCTCGACCAGCAACTTCAGTCCGAAACCGGCGCGATCGTGCTGAAGCACCAGCGACGAATGGAAGAAGAAGTTCGCCCCATCGTTCAAGACATGCTGCTGACGGCCATGCAGCGGTTCGCCGCCGCGCACACCGCGGAATCGACGACCAGCACGGTCGACATCCCCAGCGATGAAATGAAAGGGCGAATCATCGGCCGCGAAGGCCGCAACATTCGCAGCTTTGAAAAAGAAACGGGCGTCGACGTGATCATCGACGATACGCCCGGCGTGGTGATCGTCAGTGGCTTCGATCCGGTCCGCCGGGAAATTGCCCGGCAGTCGCTCAACAAGCTGATCGCCGACGGCCGCATTCACCCTTCGCGTATCGAAGAAGTGGTCAAGGAAACCCAGTCCGATATCGAAACAACGATTCGGAAAAAAGGGGAAGAAGCCACTACCGAAATCAACGTGATGGGACTGCACCCACGACTGATTGAGATGCTGGGAAGACTTCACTTCCGCACGAGCTACAGCCAGAACGTGCTGCGTCACAGCATCGAAGTCGGTTTCATCGCTGGCCTGCTGGCCGAAATGATCGGCCTCGATCCGCAAATTGCCCGACGCGCAGGTTTGCTGCATGATATCGGCAAAGCGGCTGACCACGAACTGGAAGGTGGCCATCCCAAGATTGGTGCCGACCTTTTGAAGCGTCATGGGGAATCCCCCGAGGTCGTTCATGCGGCGTTTGGTCATCACGACGAGATCATCACCGAGTACCCTTACACGATGCTGGTGGCTACGGCGGATGCCTGTAGCGCCTCGCGACCAGGTGCTCGCCGTGAAACGCTCGAGCGTTATATCAAACGCATGGAGGAACTCGAGTCGATCGCCACTGGCTTCCATGGCGTCGAGCAGGCCTTTGCCATTCAAGCGGGTCGCGAGCTTCGCGTGATCGCTTCGGCCAAGGAAGTGAACGACGAGATGGCCGCCAAGATTTGTCGCGACATTGCCAAGGCGTTCGAAGAACAGCTGACGTATCCCGGCGAAATCAAGGTCACCATGGTCCGCGAGTCCCGATTCACGGAATTCGCTCGCTAA
- a CDS encoding TIGR00282 family metallophosphoesterase — translation MRILHIGDIVGKVGRDIVRDVVPGLREKYNLSLVVANAENACGGSGLTPAAHRELIDARVDCITMGDHIYRRKELNKTLESQPNIVKPANYPASAPGKDFAIVQSKEGLRVAVISVMGRVFMRPVDCPWTAIDRVLSQIPSDIKIRCVDFHAEATSDKQLMGRHLDGRVSYCLGTHTHVATADEQIFPRGTAFMCDVGMTGPHESIIGRRIDRVLETTITFRPTLFDVAKDDVRLNGAIVDVDPQTGKATAIERLQVRENQVKELKLQRP, via the coding sequence TTGAGGATTCTGCACATCGGAGACATCGTCGGGAAGGTCGGTCGTGACATCGTTCGCGACGTCGTTCCAGGCCTCCGTGAAAAGTACAACCTTTCCCTGGTCGTGGCCAATGCAGAAAACGCGTGTGGCGGTTCGGGATTAACACCGGCCGCCCATCGCGAACTGATCGATGCCCGCGTCGATTGCATCACCATGGGGGATCACATCTACCGGCGCAAGGAACTTAACAAAACCCTTGAGTCGCAGCCCAATATCGTGAAGCCGGCGAACTACCCGGCCTCGGCACCCGGCAAAGACTTTGCCATCGTTCAGTCGAAGGAAGGTCTGCGTGTGGCCGTGATCAGCGTGATGGGGCGGGTCTTCATGCGTCCTGTCGATTGCCCTTGGACTGCGATTGATCGTGTTCTATCGCAGATTCCTTCCGATATCAAAATCCGCTGCGTCGATTTCCATGCCGAAGCGACCAGCGACAAGCAGTTGATGGGTCGTCACCTCGACGGACGTGTCAGCTACTGTCTTGGCACGCATACGCACGTTGCCACCGCCGACGAGCAGATCTTCCCTCGAGGGACGGCGTTCATGTGCGACGTCGGCATGACCGGGCCACACGAGAGCATCATCGGTCGGCGTATCGATCGTGTTCTGGAAACGACGATCACCTTCCGCCCCACGCTGTTTGACGTTGCTAAAGACGATGTACGCCTGAACGGGGCCATCGTCGATGTCGATCCGCAAACCGGCAAGGCGACCGCTATAGAACGTCTGCAAGTCCGTGAAAACCAGGTCAAAGAGCTGAAGCTTCAACGACCGTAG